The proteins below are encoded in one region of Bremerella sp. P1:
- a CDS encoding type IV pilus modification PilV family protein: MHVTKRYRKQGFTLIEVILALTILAVSLALLGQLVGLGFQNAQQAQGLTEAQMIAETIMEEIALGLLPPDPVTDINVTMTSDLSTLTVEQDTPWVYSINWEPAPVDGLIMVAIQVRRAGAQSAAENDSFQIVRWMRDPELALEEIPESSDGAPLEIGGGI; the protein is encoded by the coding sequence ATGCACGTAACGAAGCGTTATCGCAAACAAGGCTTCACCCTGATTGAGGTCATCCTGGCCCTCACCATTCTGGCCGTATCCCTGGCACTTCTGGGGCAGCTGGTTGGTCTCGGTTTTCAGAATGCCCAGCAAGCCCAAGGCCTTACCGAGGCACAAATGATCGCCGAGACGATCATGGAAGAGATTGCATTGGGCCTGCTTCCACCAGATCCAGTGACAGACATAAACGTCACCATGACGAGCGACCTTTCTACGCTCACCGTCGAACAAGACACACCCTGGGTGTACAGCATCAACTGGGAACCAGCCCCGGTCGATGGGCTGATCATGGTTGCCATTCAAGTCCGTCGCGCCGGTGCGCAGTCCGCAGCCGAGAACGACTCGTTTCAAATCGTGCGTTGGATGCGCGACCCGGAACTAGCCTTGGAAGAAATTCCTGAATCCAGCGATGGTGCTCCTCTCGAAATCGGAGGGGGTATCTAA